The Lysinibacillus timonensis nucleotide sequence GACCGAAACAGTAATTATATGACCGAATAATGTGTATGTGACCTAAAGGTAGAGTTATCCGACCAAGAGATGTTCCTATGTGAGCGAAATGCATATCTATATGATCGAAAATACCAATTATCCGACCGAAAAATGTGTATGTGACCTAAAGGTAGAGTTATCCGACCAAGAGATGTTCCTATGTGAGCGAAATGCATATCTATATGATCGAAAATACCAATTATCCGACCGAAAAATGTGTATGTGACCTAAAGGTAGAGTTATCCGACCAAGAGATGTTCCTATGTGAGCAAAATGCATATCTATATGATCGAAAACACCAATCATCCGACCGAAACATGCTTAAGTATATACCTAGGTATATAACACAGATGTATATTAGCCCGTTTAAGATTACTATGTGACCGAAACGGAAAATTATGTGACCGAAAGACGCAATCACAATAGAATCGGGTGTCTGGGCACCAGAAAATAACTCATATGTTAACTTAGGCCTCAGCAGAAATCTAACTTAGCTCAAAATAAAAAATCAGTGGGAAAGGAACCCACTGATTAAAGTGTCATCATAAAGATTGTATTGATTTAATACTCTGCTTTCGACACCTTTTCGGAATCGTTTGTTGCTTCTAGATCAGTTGCTTCTTCAATACCATCATCCAATTCAGTACCGGAAATGTTTGATGTATTCGGAATTAAACCAAGATGACTTTTTAGGATGTCTTGTGTTTCAATTAAAGCTTGTTCATCAAGGTCGTAAATATAAGCGCCAGTATAGTCATTTGTACCATCATAACCAGCTAGTGTTAATGTATCGATTTGTGGCATGCCTCCCATTAGATATGAGAAGAATGATTTCATTTCATCAAACGTCATGTCAGTTTTCATATTTTCACCAACCGCGTCAATGATTGAACCATAACTACCAACGGATGTTATATTTGCTGCTTTATTTGCAATGGCTTTTAGTATTTCTTGTTGACGTTTGCCGCGTTCGATATCACTATCTGCTTTACGAGTACGTGCTAATGCTAAGGCTTCACTACCGTTTAAATGCTGTAAACCAGCTTTCAACTGTATTGTATATTTATCGTTTTCATCTTTTTCTAAACGGTCATATGGAACTTCAACTTCTATTCCACCTAATGCATCTACAACATCAATAAATGCATTGAAATTCATTTTTACATAATAATCGACAGGAATATCGAATAGTTCCTCTACAGTTTCAATTGTGGCAAGTGTTCCTCCGTATGCGTGTGCGTGTGTGATTTTATCATATGATTGTAGGTATGGAATGTAAACATACGAATCACGCGGAATACTTACCATTTTAACAGTTCGGTCCTTGTTGTTTAAAGTGGCCAAAATTAACGCGTCAGAACGAGGACTACCAAGGCCCATTTGTTGACGTTCTTCACTGTCATCCACCCCGATAAATAAAATGGAAACATTATCTTGAGTTGCCTCAACTTTTACTTCACGCTTCTCAGAAACTTCGCGGTCTTCAATTTCTTCATAAGCTTTATTTGCTGCCTGCTCAGCCTTTTTCGTTAAATAAACACCGTATGTAGTTACGCAGATTAACAAAGATGCTGCAATAAGTAGTACTACTTTTATGGTATAAGATAAGACTGAACGACCATCTTTCTTTTTCTTTTCAGTTCTTTTCATTAAAATTCTCCTCTAAAACGGAATCAAGTGTACAAGATTCAATTAATACACAATTATCTACACATTATATATCCAAATATACTAATAAATTAATAAAATAAAAGTCAAAAAATGTCATGAATAAATGCGCAAGTATAGATAATTATACTATGTTGTCGAAAAACAGTAAATTAAAAAGTATACTAAGAAATATTAAAATGAATTTTCCTATCCAAGGTATTTTAGATGCGCGGTTACTATAGGATAAATTCTAAATACAATTGATCTTCACGAGAAACAGCAGCTTGGCCATTTGTTATTTCAGTCATCCAGTTTTTAAACTGTTCTTCTTCATCGGATAAAACATGCACGAAAAGTTCTACATTTTCAGCATATTGTATGTCCTTTAACAAATAATGAGATGAGCGGATTTCGTTTTCCACTTTTCCTAGCCAAGTATAGTCTATGGAAATTTTCATTTCATGATGCAATTTACGTTCTACAACTTGCGCAGCTTGAATTCCTTCCGTCGTTGCTTTACCGTATGCGCGTATGAGACCGCCACCACCAAGCTTAATTCCACCAAAATAGCGAGTGACTACCACAACCGTATCTTTCAAACCCTGTTTTTTTAACACTTCTAACATAGGAACGCCAGCAGTTCCACTTGGTTCCCCGTCATCATTTGCTTTTTGTATTTGATCATGTTCACCCACCATGTAGCAGGAACAGTTGTGTGTTGCGGAAGCGTGCATCCTTTTTATTTTATCAATAAAATTCAATGCCTCTTCTTCAGTTTCTGCACGTTCTACATAAGCTATGAATCTTGATTTTGATATAATTATTTCCTGTTCGCCATATCCTTTAACAGTCTTGTAATTTTTTAACATATTTATAAATCTCCTTCATTAAGCTTAAAATAAAATGTATATGTAATTTACTTCTTAAACTCATATTGAACAATGTTATAATATAAAATGCTATAATAGTGTAGTATGGTTTTAGCTTAAAGTAAAATTATTAACAACCAGTAGTTAATTTTATACTATAAGATTGGAGATAAGGAATGCCACTGTCTAATGAAAAAATTGATATTGGGTCACTCGATGTTATTTTTCATCGAATGATTGATACAATTACAAACTCCAAAAACGATATATTTATTATTAGTGAGCAAAGTAGAAAAAGCTTTGAGGAAATGAAGCTTGAGCTTGAACTAATTAAACAACAAATTAATATTACAATAGATGAATGTGATCATTTAGAAATTAAAACAAAACACGCAAAAAACCGCTTAGTTGAAGTAAGTAAATATTTCAATAAATATTCTGAGACACAAATTAGAGAAGCGTATGAAACGGCAAATGATTTGCAAATTCAATTATCCTTAACTCGAGCAAAAGAAAAACAACTACGTGAAAAACGTGATGATTTAGAACGTCGTCTTCGAGAGTTAAATGATACGATTGAAAGAGCAGGACATATTGTGGACCAGGTAAATGTTGTGTTAAATTATTTAACTTCTGACTTAAAAAATGTAGGCAGAGCTCTTGAAAAAGCAAAAATTAGACAAGATTTTGGTATAAAAATTATTGAATCGCAAGAAAAAGAGAGAAAACGTTTATCAAGAGAAATCCATGATGGGCCAGCACAAATGATGGCAAACGTTTTAATGCGTTCCGACCTAATTGAACGAATTTATCGTGATAAAGGAATGGATGCTGCCATTAGAGAAATTGCTGAATTGAAGAGAACTGTACGTGATGCTCTATCAGAAGTGCGTAGAATTATTTATGATTTAAGACCAATGGCTTTGGATGATTTAGGAATTGTACCAACGCTTAGAAAGTATTTGTCTACTATTATGGAGTATAACCGAGGCGTTCAAATTCATTTCCAAGGGTGCACAAATGAAAAACGCTTACCTTCAGATTATGAGGTGTCCATTTTCCGTTTAGTACAAGAATCGGTAAATAATGCAATAAAACATGGAAATTCTACCGATATATGGGTTAAGATAGAATGGTTAAAGAATCATATTATTTTTGTTGTAAAAGATAATGGACAAGGTTTCGATATAGAAGAAGTGAACAAACATTCATTTGGTTTAGTTGGCATGAAAGAACGCATTGATATTTTAAAAGGAAAAATGGACATTACGAGCAAAATTGGCGAAGGAACTGTTATTACATTTAAAGTTCCAATTCCTGATAACCATGTCATTCTTTGAAACTTTTAGTCCTATAAAACGTTACTATATTATAATACTTTGAATTTCGTAGAGGAGGTAATGATTTTGACAAAAATTATTATTATTGATGATCACCAATTATTCCGTGAAGGAGTTAAAAGAATCTTAGATTTTGAAGATACTTTTGAAGTTGTTGCAGAAGGTGACGATGGCACTGATATTGTTCGTTTATATCGAGAAAACTTACCCGATGTTGTTCTAATGGATATCAATATGCCAGCGAAAAATGGCGTAGAAGCTACAGCTGAACTAATACAAGAATACCCAGAAGCAAAAGTAATTATGCTTTCAATTCATGATGATGAGAGTTATGTTACACATGCATTAAAATCAGGTGCACTTGGTTACATGTTAAAAGAAATGGATGCAGACGAAATTGTCGAAGCAATTAAAGTAGTTGCAAACGGTGGATCTTACTTACATCCAAAAGTAACAAAAAATTTAGTAGCAGAATTCCGTCGTTTAAGTGAGCATGAAAATAAAGGTAACTTCCATCAAACTGAAATTCGACGTCCATTCCATTTATTAACTAAACGTGAGTGTGAAGTGCTTCAATTACTAACAGACGGTCAATCAAACCGCACAATTGGAGAAACATTATTCATCTCAGAAAAAACAGTTAAAAACCATGTTTCAAGCATTCTACAAAAAATGAATGTGAATGACCGTACACAAGCTGTTGTAACAGCAATCAAAAACGGTTGGGTTGAAGTGCGCTAAGGTTACCATTTGGTTGCTTGGCACTTTAACTCCCTTATTGAATCGTGAGCGGTTTGGTAAATGTAGTGTGTGAACTTGTATCTTTATAATAATAGTCAATTCCAATCTTCTATAATGATTGGGATTTTTCTATTTAAAGAGAGGTTTTTTATAAGGATAAATTAATTTATATCTTTAGAAAAATGAAGGTTAACCTGCGTCTAATTGTTTCATCCTAATCTTAGTAACATTTCTGCAATATACAAGAAACATATTGAAATGTTTTGTCGTCTTAGATTTAGGAATCGAAGCTTTATTCGATTTTATGTACTTCTATGGGCAATAGTCACTAAATTCTACAGAAAAATAAGTCAATAGGCATAGATTGGAAAAGTATGCTACAATTGTGCGCGGGAGGATTTTAAAAAATGAATAAAATGATAATAGCATTGTTAGCTGCTATATTGCTAACTGCTTGTGGTAATAAAGAACAAGAAGTAAACATGAAAGAAACAGAGCAAATTATTGAAGAAGGTACAGTTGGCTTCGAAGTAATGGGAGAAAATATCGAGGAAGCTGCAGATGTACCATCAGAAGAAAAGAAAGCGATTATTTCAGTATTTGATGAGTATATCGCATCTTTTAACTCAAAAGACATCGATCGGTATGTAGCAACGCTTTCAAAAAATCCACAAGGTTTCTCAATCGAAGAAGATAAAGCGGCTGCAGAGGCTGCGTTTGAACAATACGATATTAAAAAAACACCTTCAGAAATTACAATCGTGAAATACAGTGATGAACAGGCACAAGTATACGCAAACGTATTAACGGAAACAAAAGAAATTGCTTCAGGCAATGAATTTAGCGATGAAGGCCGTCAAGTAACCGTATTAGTCAAAGAAGACGGTGAGTGGAAAGTGACGAGCATCTATTATATTGGAAATCAGTCTTAGGTTTGCTAATCTAAGAATGCAGAGCATCTCAAATTTCAATGCGAGGTGCTTTTTTGCGTTCTGGAATGGCTTTGCGGAAGGAGTCGCTCATAAGCTTGTATAGGTTGCTCATATCGAATAGAGAGTTGTTCAGTAGGATAGAACGTTGATCATAAATACCAAAAAGTCGCTCATACCGTATCGAGAATTGCTCATATATAGAATAAGCAATCAGTTGCTCCTGAAAAGGAAAAGTCGCTCATATACAACGCTAAATCACTCAACTCTAGAATCAGCGTATCTCTAAATATAGAATCCAAAATAAATTTTTATTAGTTTCTTATATTAAAAGTTCACAGTTGTGCTCTAGTCATGTAATATTAATTTCAAGGAGAGTGGGTAATTTAATGAATATTGCAGTCGTAACTGATAGTACAGCGTATTTAACGCCTGAAGAAAGGCAACGATACAACATTCGAATGATACCTCTAAGTGTAACTCTTGAAGATGGTGTATATGAAGAAGAAATCGAAATTACTACGGCACAATTTTACGATAAAGTCCGAACTACAAAAACATTTCCAAAAACGACGCAGCCGCCAGTGGGTAAATATGTTGAACTTTTTGAAGAACTAGCTAAAGAATACGATGATGTCATCTCTATTCATTTATCAAGCGGCATTAGCGGCACATTTGCAGGTGCTGTACAAGCTGCTGGTATGGTAGAAGGTATTAATGTTCATGTATTTGATAGTGAGATTTCTTGTTCGCCACAAGGATTTTATGCTAAAAAGGCTAGCGAAATGATTAATGCTGGCGCAAATGTAAACGAGATCATGACTAAGCTAGAAGAAATGAAGGCGAAAATGAGAGCGTATTTCGTAGTCGATGATTTATCTCATTTACAACGTGGTGGTCGTTTGTCTTCCGCAGCGGCGCTTGTAGGTGGATTATTGCAAATTAAGCCAGTCCTTCACTTTGAAAATAAAGTAATCGTTCCGTTTGAAAAAATTCGCACGAAAAAGAAAGCATTAAAGCGTGTTGAAGATTTATTAGCAGAAGATGCAGCGAAGTATAAACATTTACAAGGAACAGTCATTCACGCAAATTGTGAAGATGAAGCGAAAAAATGGATGGCCGAGCTATCAGAAAAGTATCCAAATGTTGATTTTCATCTAAGCTACTTCGGTCCAGTAATCGGTACGCATTTAGGCGAAGGGTCGCTTGGAATGGGTTGGGTTGAGAAGGACTAATCTAAGGTTGATGCAAGACGCGCATTTGGAATATTAAGATGCTAATTAGTGTGCATAGCTCGATTTATTCTAAAATTAAGAGATTAGCAAAATAATTAAATTATAAAAGTTGGGACTAGTCCCACACTCAAAAGCCTCTGTCTTTGAACAGTGGCTTTTATTTATATAAAGGAGGGTATACATGACATATAAAATCAATAAAGTAAATCCATACAAGAAGTATCAAGGCATGATAGTAGAACCACAAATTCAAAACTTTTTCATCGGACGTATTTGGACACGAAATCATACACCGTTCCCTCAAGTTAAAATAGAGAAATACATTGAATATGGTTATTTTAAAATGAAATCTGCTATTAGCACTAACAATTCAAGTTTACTTAAGGGAAAAAAATACTGCTGCAATCGATGCCAAAATGAACATCAGCAAGCTTTCATCATATTCGATTGTGCGAAATGTGGTGGCCCGTGTGTTTATTGTAGACATTGCATTAACATGGGGAGGATGAGTAATTGTACAGACTTAATACAATGGAATGGTCCTAACCGAAAATTAAAACGGAAACATAAATTAGATTTCAGTGGTCAATTTACAAATCTTCAAGCCAAAGCTTCTGATGAATTAATAGGAAGTTTAAATCGGCAACAGAGCCATCTGATTCATGCAGTTTGTGGTGCAGGGAAAACTGAAATTTTGTTTCCGGCTGTTCACTTCGCGCTGAATAAAGGATGGCGAGTTTGTATAGCCACACCTCGAACAGACGTTGTACTAGAATTATTTCCTCGTTTTCAAAATGTATTTCCTCACACGAACATCCATGCCCTATATGGAGGCGCTCCTACTCAGTCCGGTTATGCTGAACTCGTTATCGCCACAACTCATCAATTATACCGATTCGAAAATGCTTTTGATGTAATCATTGTAGATGAAGCAGATGCCTTTCCATATACATTTGAGGTATCATTACAGAAAGCTGTCAGTAAAGCTCGAAAGCCAAAATCCCCCATCGTATTTGTAACAGCAACACCTTCTTCAAAGATTTTATCCAAATCGAAACGAGAGGGATGGGGCGTGTCCTTCATCCCGAGACGATATCATGGTAAACCATTGCCCGTACCTAGATACGAATCTCTTTGGAATTACAGTAGAAAAATTGAAAAGGGCGCCATACCTACAAAATTACTTCAGTGGACTGAGGAAAGAATTCGAAATGAAGAACCGTTCTTAATTTTCTTTCCAACCATTGAATTAATGAAAAAAGCGACCAATTTGTTTGAGAAAATCCATCCAAATATATTGAGCGTGCACGCAGAAGACGTGGATAGAAAAGTAAAAGTAATGAAGTTGCGAAATGAAGAAATACCAGGGCTACTCACAACAACCATTTTAGAACGAGGGGTAACGATTAAAAATGTACAAGTTGCAGTTGTTGGTGCAGAGTCAAAAATCTTCACATCAAGTGCGTTGATCCAAATAAGTGGTCGCGTTGGACGAAACGTACAATTTTCAAATGGTGATATCGTGTACTTTCATCATGGAATTACTGTCGCAATGGATGAGGCTAGAAAGGAAATTTTGAGGTTAAATAAAATGGGATTTGGGGTGGCGAATGCGTGAAGAAAGAAATATACAACTGTTTACTTTGCAATGCGACTCTCGATGAGCCGATGACTTGGAGAGCTTTGTTGGGAAGAGATTTCCCGAGAACGATTTGCACAGGATGTGAGGAGAAGTTTGAACCGATGGATTATGTAGAACTTGAGGGCAACCAAATAATTTCACTCTATAAATACAATGATCAAATGAAAGATTACTTACATAGATACAAATTTATGCATGATGTTGTGTTAGCGAAAGTGTTTAGAAACGAAATCCGCAGATTTTTATTTAAAAGTAAAGAGATCATTGTGCCAATCCCAATTCATCCTATTAAATTAAAGGAACGAACTTTTGCACATGTAGATGAACTATTAAAAGCTGCAGAAATTCCTTATGAACATCTACTTGAAAAAATATCTACAGAAACGCAAGGTCAGAAAACGAGAGAAGAAAGAATCAACACAGGACAGTTATTTAAAGTGAAAGAAAATGTCGTTGTAAAAAATAGGGATATTCTGTTAGTTGACGATATCATCACTACTGGTACGACCGTAAAGCATGCAAAAAAAGTTTTGTATGAAGCGGGGGCAAAATCGGTAAAAGTATTTAGTTTAATTAGAAGTGTGTGAATGAGAAGTAAGTGATCTACGTCCGTCTTATGTAACTATGCAATTATAATAGTTCTTCCCAAGAGTATTTGAAATTTCATCATTTTACTCAAATTTTGTAGATATTTGACGATAAAAAATTTAGATAAATTAATTTGAAGTAGTAACTACCATTGGGGGAAATAGAGATGGCGGAAATTCGTGAATGCCCAAGATGTGGCGAGTTTTTTAATTATACTGGTGTTAAAGATGTCTGCTATAAATGTGGGCAACATGAAGAAGAATTATATCAAGTCGTATACAAATTTTTACGTAAACGCGAAAATCGCGCGGCAACAGTTGAACGAATTGTTGAAGCTACTGGTGTTGAAGAAGAGATGTTATACAAATGGGTGCGTAAAGGTCGGTTACATCCGGCAGTTTTCCCAAATTTAGGCTTCCCTTGTGATAACTGCGGGAAAATTACAAATAAAGGAAAATTGTGCCAAGACTGTCAAGACGAGATCAAAGCGGATTTAAGAACATTTGAGGCTGCAAAAGAGTTTAGAGAAGATATAAAAAAACGCGAGCA carries:
- a CDS encoding LCP family protein is translated as MKRTEKKKKDGRSVLSYTIKVVLLIAASLLICVTTYGVYLTKKAEQAANKAYEEIEDREVSEKREVKVEATQDNVSILFIGVDDSEERQQMGLGSPRSDALILATLNNKDRTVKMVSIPRDSYVYIPYLQSYDKITHAHAYGGTLATIETVEELFDIPVDYYVKMNFNAFIDVVDALGGIEVEVPYDRLEKDENDKYTIQLKAGLQHLNGSEALALARTRKADSDIERGKRQQEILKAIANKAANITSVGSYGSIIDAVGENMKTDMTFDEMKSFFSYLMGGMPQIDTLTLAGYDGTNDYTGAYIYDLDEQALIETQDILKSHLGLIPNTSNISGTELDDGIEEATDLEATNDSEKVSKAEY
- a CDS encoding YigZ family protein codes for the protein MLKNYKTVKGYGEQEIIISKSRFIAYVERAETEEEALNFIDKIKRMHASATHNCSCYMVGEHDQIQKANDDGEPSGTAGVPMLEVLKKQGLKDTVVVVTRYFGGIKLGGGGLIRAYGKATTEGIQAAQVVERKLHHEMKISIDYTWLGKVENEIRSSHYLLKDIQYAENVELFVHVLSDEEEQFKNWMTEITNGQAAVSREDQLYLEFIL
- a CDS encoding sensor histidine kinase, producing the protein MPLSNEKIDIGSLDVIFHRMIDTITNSKNDIFIISEQSRKSFEEMKLELELIKQQINITIDECDHLEIKTKHAKNRLVEVSKYFNKYSETQIREAYETANDLQIQLSLTRAKEKQLREKRDDLERRLRELNDTIERAGHIVDQVNVVLNYLTSDLKNVGRALEKAKIRQDFGIKIIESQEKERKRLSREIHDGPAQMMANVLMRSDLIERIYRDKGMDAAIREIAELKRTVRDALSEVRRIIYDLRPMALDDLGIVPTLRKYLSTIMEYNRGVQIHFQGCTNEKRLPSDYEVSIFRLVQESVNNAIKHGNSTDIWVKIEWLKNHIIFVVKDNGQGFDIEEVNKHSFGLVGMKERIDILKGKMDITSKIGEGTVITFKVPIPDNHVIL
- a CDS encoding response regulator transcription factor, whose product is MTKIIIIDDHQLFREGVKRILDFEDTFEVVAEGDDGTDIVRLYRENLPDVVLMDINMPAKNGVEATAELIQEYPEAKVIMLSIHDDESYVTHALKSGALGYMLKEMDADEIVEAIKVVANGGSYLHPKVTKNLVAEFRRLSEHENKGNFHQTEIRRPFHLLTKRECEVLQLLTDGQSNRTIGETLFISEKTVKNHVSSILQKMNVNDRTQAVVTAIKNGWVEVR
- a CDS encoding nuclear transport factor 2 family protein is translated as MNKMIIALLAAILLTACGNKEQEVNMKETEQIIEEGTVGFEVMGENIEEAADVPSEEKKAIISVFDEYIASFNSKDIDRYVATLSKNPQGFSIEEDKAAAEAAFEQYDIKKTPSEITIVKYSDEQAQVYANVLTETKEIASGNEFSDEGRQVTVLVKEDGEWKVTSIYYIGNQS
- a CDS encoding DegV family protein produces the protein MNIAVVTDSTAYLTPEERQRYNIRMIPLSVTLEDGVYEEEIEITTAQFYDKVRTTKTFPKTTQPPVGKYVELFEELAKEYDDVISIHLSSGISGTFAGAVQAAGMVEGINVHVFDSEISCSPQGFYAKKASEMINAGANVNEIMTKLEEMKAKMRAYFVVDDLSHLQRGGRLSSAAALVGGLLQIKPVLHFENKVIVPFEKIRTKKKALKRVEDLLAEDAAKYKHLQGTVIHANCEDEAKKWMAELSEKYPNVDFHLSYFGPVIGTHLGEGSLGMGWVEKD
- a CDS encoding DEAD/DEAH box helicase, coding for MTYKINKVNPYKKYQGMIVEPQIQNFFIGRIWTRNHTPFPQVKIEKYIEYGYFKMKSAISTNNSSLLKGKKYCCNRCQNEHQQAFIIFDCAKCGGPCVYCRHCINMGRMSNCTDLIQWNGPNRKLKRKHKLDFSGQFTNLQAKASDELIGSLNRQQSHLIHAVCGAGKTEILFPAVHFALNKGWRVCIATPRTDVVLELFPRFQNVFPHTNIHALYGGAPTQSGYAELVIATTHQLYRFENAFDVIIVDEADAFPYTFEVSLQKAVSKARKPKSPIVFVTATPSSKILSKSKREGWGVSFIPRRYHGKPLPVPRYESLWNYSRKIEKGAIPTKLLQWTEERIRNEEPFLIFFPTIELMKKATNLFEKIHPNILSVHAEDVDRKVKVMKLRNEEIPGLLTTTILERGVTIKNVQVAVVGAESKIFTSSALIQISGRVGRNVQFSNGDIVYFHHGITVAMDEARKEILRLNKMGFGVANA
- a CDS encoding ComF family protein — encoded protein: MKKEIYNCLLCNATLDEPMTWRALLGRDFPRTICTGCEEKFEPMDYVELEGNQIISLYKYNDQMKDYLHRYKFMHDVVLAKVFRNEIRRFLFKSKEIIVPIPIHPIKLKERTFAHVDELLKAAEIPYEHLLEKISTETQGQKTREERINTGQLFKVKENVVVKNRDILLVDDIITTGTTVKHAKKVLYEAGAKSVKVFSLIRSV
- a CDS encoding TIGR03826 family flagellar region protein, coding for MAEIRECPRCGEFFNYTGVKDVCYKCGQHEEELYQVVYKFLRKRENRAATVERIVEATGVEEEMLYKWVRKGRLHPAVFPNLGFPCDNCGKITNKGKLCQDCQDEIKADLRTFEAAKEFREDIKKREQMTYLADKDK